Part of the Bacteroidota bacterium genome, TCAATTCATAACTTAACTATGGAAGAGCAACAAGTTGTATTGGCTAAAACAATAGAGGATTGGAAAGGAAACCTGGAGCAAATAGATGATATTTGTATTGTTGGGGTAAAGATTTAAAAACTCGAACAAATAAAGGATACCTATTTTGTAGGGATAAAATTTAATTGCATTTTTTTTGAATCGTTTCATACGCTTTTATAAAGCCCAACTCTCCTGCCCTGCTCCAATCAGTGCAACCTCCAATTAAATCCCCTGAATCTATTTTAGCGCTTCCTCTACTATAAAAAGCTTCCTTATCTTTTGGGTTGTTCTCTATTACCCTTGTAAAATCAGAAATACAATCTGAATACTGTTTTAGCTGATAATTAGAAAGAGCACGGTCAAACAAAGCGTCAGAAAAATCAGGACTAATTTCAAGCGATTTGTTAAAATCAGCTATTGATCCCCTGTAATCTTTTAAATGGGCCTTTAATCGCCCTCTATCTTTGTAATAGGTGAAATTAACCGTATCAAGCTCAATTGCCTTATTATAATTATCCATTGCAACCTTTGTTCTTTCTAATTTAAAATTTATTTCTCCCAAAAAATAATGGTTTTTTGCTGATTTTGGATTTTGTTCAAGTGCTTTTTCAAAATAGGGCAAGGCGCCTACAAAATCATTAGAATAAAATAACTCAGTTCCTGTTTTTTCAAACTCAGAACTTTTTCCCTCCTGGGCATATACCATGGAAAATTGAAGAAAGAAGCAAAATAAAAGCATTTTTTTCATTGAACAAAGTTACGTGTTTTTAACTAAAATAGACTCATATTTAAGTGTTTAATTATTCATCGCCTGTATATGGTTGTCTGATTTTTTCAAATTTCTGAACTATTTAATTGATTTTATTTAGCAAAAATAAAAGGATAAAATCCTTCTCTGCTTAAGCAAGCAATAATTGGATTAGAAAGGGAAACTTTACCTTCAAAAAAAACAAGGCATTTTAAACTATTAATATCCGCGATAAATGCTTCCTCGTCTTTAAGTAAAAAGGACAGTTTTAGTAGAAATGCAAATTATGAAACTCAATATGAAAATTGATTTTATTTAGTGCTTTAATATTTCATTATCATCAGCACAAGAAATGAGATAATGTACATTTTTATCTGCTATAAATTACCTTTTCTGTTTTTGTGGTTCCTCGTCTGAGATTTTAACGAAATAAAGGCCGGGGGAAAAGGCGGAAAGGTCTATGTTAAGAATGCCTGTTCCTCTATTTGATTCATTAACAATAAAATTGCTATGTTTGCATATAGAACAACCAAAATGAAAAAGAAATTTTTAATTGGAATAGGAATATTTGTTGGATTATTGCTTATTGGCGCAGCACTTGGAGTGTTTTATTTTAAGCCAGACAAAGAAAAAGTTCTAAACTTTATAAAAGAAAACCCCGACAAAGCCAATATTTTGTTGATTAGAAACGATAGTATTTTAGCAGAACAAAATATAGAAAAGCTAAGTCCGCTAGCAAGTACAGTTAAAATAATAGTTGCTATTGAATACGCAAAACAGGCCAGTGCAGGAACAATAAACCCAGATGAATTTGTAGCGATTGCTGATCTTGAAAAATTTCATATCAAAGGAACTGACGGAGGCGCACATCCCGCTTGGCTTTTAACTGTTCAAAATAAAACTTTTGACAATAAAATTGCATTAAGAGAAATTGCAAAGGGAATGATTAAATACAGTTCAAATGCAAATACAGAATGGCTAATGGAAAGGCTTGGATTGGAAAATATAAATTCCAGAATCGATAGTTTAGGATTGAAAAACCATACTCAAATATATTATATTGCTTCTGCCATGTTCATTGGAAATGAAGCTTTCCCAGATGTAACTGGAACAGAATTAACTGAAAAGCTTCAAAACCTGGAGTTGATAAAATATATAGAACTTTCTAAAAGTATTCATGCCAAACTCTTGGTTGATACAGTTTATAAAACAAAAACCGGAGAGATGATGGAAATGGATGTTCAAAAAATATGGTCTAACAACCTTCCTAGCTCAACTGTGGCAGATTATGTGAGTATTATGAAAAAAATCAACAACAGGGTTTATTTTGATGTGAAAACCCAACAATATTTGGACGAAGTAATGGAATATGTTCTGGAAAACCCGGCAAACAAAGAGTGGTTGGAACACAGTGGGACGAAAGGCGGTTCAACTGCTTTTGCTTTAACAAAGGCATTGTACGCAACTGACAAAAAGGGGAATAAAACAGAACTTGCCTATTTTTTCAATGACCTTTCTCTTTTTGAAAATTTTCGATTGCAATTCAGTATGAACGAATTTGAATTGCATATTTTGACAAAAAATGAATTTAGAGAAAAAGTGTTTGGAACATTAAAACATCAAAATTAAGCTATAAATGGAGCATAGAGATTATATTCAAAAGATAATTGATCAACTTGGAAAAGTTCTTGAAAAAATTTTGGGTGACTTGATTGGCGCCATTAAAGAGGGCCAGATAAATCAAGGAATTGAAAAGATTAATTATGCCCTGAAAAATGAAATTAATATGGACATTGCTGAGATAATTATTCTGCCAAATAGTAAGTTGCTTGAAATTCTTCAGGAAGAAAAAAAGATAAACAATGAAAATTTGGAACGCCTTGCAAATATTCTAATTTTAATTGCAGATTCCACCTCAAAAGACAAAGT contains:
- a CDS encoding tetratricopeptide repeat protein — protein: MLLFCFFLQFSMVYAQEGKSSEFEKTGTELFYSNDFVGALPYFEKALEQNPKSAKNHYFLGEINFKLERTKVAMDNYNKAIELDTVNFTYYKDRGRLKAHLKDYRGSIADFNKSLEISPDFSDALFDRALSNYQLKQYSDCISDFTRVIENNPKDKEAFYSRGSAKIDSGDLIGGCTDWSRAGELGFIKAYETIQKKCN
- a CDS encoding serine hydrolase, with amino-acid sequence MKKKFLIGIGIFVGLLLIGAALGVFYFKPDKEKVLNFIKENPDKANILLIRNDSILAEQNIEKLSPLASTVKIIVAIEYAKQASAGTINPDEFVAIADLEKFHIKGTDGGAHPAWLLTVQNKTFDNKIALREIAKGMIKYSSNANTEWLMERLGLENINSRIDSLGLKNHTQIYYIASAMFIGNEAFPDVTGTELTEKLQNLELIKYIELSKSIHAKLLVDTVYKTKTGEMMEMDVQKIWSNNLPSSTVADYVSIMKKINNRVYFDVKTQQYLDEVMEYVLENPANKEWLEHSGTKGGSTAFALTKALYATDKKGNKTELAYFFNDLSLFENFRLQFSMNEFELHILTKNEFREKVFGTLKHQN